TCCGAGTTTTTCTTTTGTTTGTCCTTCAAACTGTGGATTTGGAACTTTAACGCTTATAATAGCGGTAATTCCTTCTCTTACGTCATCTCCGGATAAATTTTCTTCGCCGTCTTTAATCATGGAATTTTTTCTTCCATAATCGTTGACAACTCTTGTAAGAGCGTTTCTAAATCCGGTAAGATGGGTTCCGCCGTGCATTGTGCTTATATTGTTTGCAAAACTCAAGACAGATTCATTGTAGGCTTCCGTATACTGAAAAGCTACTTCAACTTGAACATCGTCTTTTGTTTGATCAATGTATGCAATACCGGGATGGATAACATCTCTGTTTTTATTTAAATATTCAACATAGCTTGAAATTCCGCCTTCGTAGAAAAACACATTTTCTTTTTCGGTTTCTTCGTCTTTGAAAATGAGTTTCAGTCCTTTGTTGAGAAAAGCCATTTCTCTGAGTCTTTTTGAAACAATATCCCTGTCAAGATGCGTAGTTTCGGTAAAAATTTCAGGATCAGGCCAGAAAGTGGTTTTTGTTCCTCTTTCGGTGGTTTCATGTTCTTTAAGAACAGGAGAAGTAGGCTCGCCTCTAAGATATGTTTGTTTATAAACCCAACCGTTTCTGGAAACTTCGACAATCATTTTTTCGGAAAGAGCGTTTACTACGGAGGCACCAACGCCATGAAGTCCGCCGGAAACTTTATATCCGCCATCTCCGAATTTACCGCCCGCATGAAGTACCGTATGTACTATTTCAAGCGCAGATTTTCCTGATTCTTCTTTTACATCAACAGGAATACCCCTACCATTATCTATAACAGTAATGCTTTCATCTTTATTAATGGTTACTTTTATTTCAGAACAGTAACCTGCAAGAGCTTCGTCAATAGAATTGTCCACGATTTCGTAAATAAGGTGATGCAAGCCTCTCTGGCTTGTTGAACCAATATACATACCGGGTCTTAATCTTACGGCTTCCAGTCCTTCCAGCACACGAATGTTACTTGCGTTATATTGATTTGATGTTTCTGTCATAGTTGTATCCACTATTGAATCCTTATATAAATTAATTCTTTGTACATGCCTGTTTTTTCTAATTTAAGGAATGTTTTTTTATAACTATTCCTGCTATATTCTGATAATAGTACTTTTGATTTCCCGAGATACTTAATAATCGATAAATCCTCTCACTAATATTATACCATGCACAAGTTTTTACTTGGTAAAAGTTTAAGTTTTTTGTAGTATGTAACACAGTTTAAAGTAATAAGATAATGTCTGCTAAAATTTCCATCTGATTTTCTAAGTTTTCCGCTTGTTCATTTTCTTTCTTTTTGAACGCAAAAAGAAGAGAAAACGAACCAAAAGAAAGAAAAACCTTAACCCAAGGGGTCAACACAGTCAGGAGCTTTGCCCCTGAAGCACGGAACGAAAATCATTGAGTTATCCTCGTGAACAAAACGAATGATTTATTCTACAGTAACTGACTTGGCGAGGTTTCTTGGCTGATCAATATCTTTACCGAGGAATTCTGCTATGTAATAAGCCAGCAGCTGCATCGGAATCGTTGTCAAAATTGGGGAAAATATCTCATCAGTATACGGAACTTTAATTATATACCTGAAAATTGATTCAAGTTTTTTATCATCGCTTGATGTTACAGCTATCATGCGAGCTTCTCTTGCCTTTGACTCCTCGCTGTTTGAAAGAACTTTTTCAAGAACTTTCCCCGGAACAAGTATTGAAACAACCGGCATTGTTTTATCAAGCATGGCAATAGGTCCGTGTTTTAATTCTCCTGCAGGATAGCCTGTAGCGTTAATATAGCTGATTTCTTTAAGCTTTAAAGCCCCTTCAAGAGCGGCAGGGTAATTAATTCCTCTTGCCATGAATATAAAATCTTTTGAGGCGTTGAATTTTATTGCACATTTTTTAATTTCTTCAGTGTTGTTTAAAATTATTTCAACTTTATGAGGAAGCTGGAGAAGTTCTTTTTTGTATTCTTTAAGCTTTTCTGAATCAAGGCTTTTGTTGATTTCAGCAAGTCTTAAAGCAAGAAGATAAAACGCCAAAAGCTGTGCGGTATAGGATTTTGTAGCAGCGACACTCACTTCAAACCCTGCGTTTATGGGAAGAAGGCTGTCAGCTTCTCTTGCCATTGTTGAATCGGGTCTGTTTGTTATTACAAGAATATGAGAGCCTTTTTCTTTTGCCAGTCTTAGCGCCGTAATCGTATCCGCTGTTTCTCCAGACTGAGAAACGCCTATTGTGAGAGAATTTTTATTAGAAATAACTCTTTTGTAAATATACTCGCTGGAAGCTTCAACATCGACAGGGATTCCTATAAATTCCTCGATAAGATATTTACCGACAAGGGCGGCATGCAGAGAAGTTCCGCAGGCAATAATCTGGATTCTGTCAAGATTTTTCAGGCTTTCTTCGTTCAGTTTTACTTCGTCAAGATGAATAGGATTTGATGAACCCGTTAATCTGTTAAACAAGGTTTGTCTTATTACATCAGGCTGCTCATGAATTTCTTTAAGCATAAAATGCTTATAGCCCATTTTGTTTATGGAAACAGGTTCCCATGGTATAATTTCAGCTTCTCTTGCTAAAACATTTCCGTCCATATCTGTGATTTTTACGGAATTTTCTTTGATTTCCGCAATTTCAAAGTCGTTCAGATAAATCACTTTTTTTGTATATTCAAGCAAAGCCGGCACATCGCTTGCTATGTAGTTTCCTTTGTCGCTTAATCCGACTATCAGGGGCGCACTTTTTTTGGCTGCGTAAAGTGTATCGGGAGAGTCTTTGAAAATTACTCCCAGTGCATAAGCACCGTCAAGTTTATTAAGAGCGCGTCTTATGGCATGTCCAAAATCTTTTGCATCTTGCAGGCAGTCTTCAATCAGGTGTGCAATAACTTCGGTATCTGTCTGCGATTGAAATTCAAACCCTTTTGCGGTCAGTTCTTCTTTTAATTCTTTATAGTTTTCTATAATCCCGTTATGAACAAGCGCAACTTTTTTTTCGCTGCTTATATGGGGATGCGCATTAATTTCGTTCGGAGCTCCATGGGTTGCCCATCTTATATGACCGATACCGATTAAGGCTTCTTCGTCTTTTGAGTTGCCTTTAAGAATATTTTTCAGGTTATCAAGTTTGCCCTGAGCTTTAAAGATTTTTATTGAATCCTGTTTATGGATTGCTATTCCTGCCGAATCATATCCCCTGTATTCAAGTTTGCTAAGACCATTTAATAAAAAAGAGATTAAAGGCTCATTTCCTATATAACCAACTATTCCGCACACTATTTTTAATACCTCGTATTTTTAATTTATGGAGTGTAATTTTTCTCTTTTAATAAAAATTAAGTTCAATCGAGGGGATTTTGTAGCAGTAACAAGACGTTTAGTCTTATGATCTCTTTCCCTTATTAAAGATAAGAATATCAAAAGAATTTAATTTTACAACTAAAGATTATATAAAGAAATAGAATACTAAAGAATTGAATACTAAAATCTTTATTTATATATTTTTAACAAGATAGGCTCTTATATGTAAGACTTTCAGCCTAATTTATAAAACTTAAATACATCCTTATGCTCTTTAAATTAAACAAAAAAGTCCTTATTATTGTACTAACAAGGAGGCGATATATTATGAAAATTTTACATATTGTTGCATACGCTCTTATTATTATAGGAGCTTTAAACTGGGGTCTTGTAGGGTTTTTCAGATTTGATCTCGTGGCATTTTTATTTGGAGACATGACAGCATTTAGCAGAATAATTTATTCGCTTGTGGGGTTATCTGCTGTTACGGAAATTATACTTAGCAGTCAACACCATAAATTTGCCAGAGGCTTTGCTCACTAAAAATTGGTAATACTTGAAAAGACAGGGAATAAATGAAAATCCCTGTCTTTTTATATTTTTTTATTAATTCCCTCAGTTTTTGACAGAGGGTTAAAAAAAGGAGAATACAGCTCATGATGAGATATTTTTATACGGTTACTTATGCCATAGTTATTATGGCGGCAGTTTCATGGGGCTTTGCAGCAACAACAAGCGAAAGTATTCCTCTTGTTGCCAGATTAATAAACGCTATAGTCGGTTTAGCAGGTCTTATTCAGATTATGTTAAATATTCAGGGCTACAAACTCACAGGTAATTATGCCCGTTAAAACCTTTTTTTGTTAACTACTGCAAGAGAAGCAAACACGAGTATTTGTTATAAAAAATACGGGGAAAGAAAAAATCTCCTGTTTTTGTTTGGCATGATAAAATAACTTTATTATGCAGGAATATTTTTCAAATAAAACTATAGAAAAACTCAAATACGACCTTGTGAGAGAGAAACTTTTGAATTTTGAAGATTTGACCGCTGCGGAAGAATTGTCAAAATTAAACAATTTGCATCTAGGTCAGGTTTTGGTGCGTGAAAATTTGCTTTCTGAAGAAACTTTACTGAAATTTATAGAGAATAACCTTCATATTCCGTATATAAATCTTGAAGATTATTCTCTTGACGAGCAGTGTCTTTGTTTTATTTCCGCCGAAGATGCAAAAAAGTACAAAATAATTCCGCTTTTTAGAATAGAAGATGTTTTAACTATTGCTATGGCAGATCCGTTAGATCTTTTTGTTTTAAATAATCTTGTAAAATCGGTAAACTGCCAGATTGAGCCTGTAATATCTTCTGAAAGACTTATTTTGGAATCTGTAAACAAGTTTTATTTTTTTAGGGATTTTAAAGAAAACGAAGTTGAAGTGAATAAAAAATTCGACTGGAGAGATGAGCTTAATACAGGAATTATAAATGAGTTTCAGGCGGAAAAAGTAATTAATGCCATTATTTTTCAGGCACTTCTGGAAGAAGTCTATGAAATAATTCTGGAGAATACAGGCGAAGGCAAGTTTATAAAATTTAAAAAAGAAAATCAATTTTACGAAAAAGGAGCAATTCCTCTTCTTTTAACCCCTCTTTTTAATTCCAAATTAAAATCTATAGCAGGGCTCGATCCTTCTGCCCATGAAGTTCCTCAGCTTGGCAAATTTAATTTTTATTTGGCGGCAGCAGGAGTAAAACAAACAGAAGAGGGACTTATCCGTTCGGGAAGACTACAGGCAAAGTCTTCTGATGCAGCGGGAGAATGCATAACTTCTATAATCGCTACTTTCCCTTCAGTAAAAGGTGAAAGGATTACAATAAAGCTTTACAGGCATCCTGAAACAGTAAACGAGCTTTCTTTGAAAGAAAATGACAGAATATTTCTTGAAGA
This is a stretch of genomic DNA from bacterium. It encodes these proteins:
- the glmS gene encoding glutamine--fructose-6-phosphate transaminase (isomerizing), producing the protein MCGIVGYIGNEPLISFLLNGLSKLEYRGYDSAGIAIHKQDSIKIFKAQGKLDNLKNILKGNSKDEEALIGIGHIRWATHGAPNEINAHPHISSEKKVALVHNGIIENYKELKEELTAKGFEFQSQTDTEVIAHLIEDCLQDAKDFGHAIRRALNKLDGAYALGVIFKDSPDTLYAAKKSAPLIVGLSDKGNYIASDVPALLEYTKKVIYLNDFEIAEIKENSVKITDMDGNVLAREAEIIPWEPVSINKMGYKHFMLKEIHEQPDVIRQTLFNRLTGSSNPIHLDEVKLNEESLKNLDRIQIIACGTSLHAALVGKYLIEEFIGIPVDVEASSEYIYKRVISNKNSLTIGVSQSGETADTITALRLAKEKGSHILVITNRPDSTMAREADSLLPINAGFEVSVAATKSYTAQLLAFYLLALRLAEINKSLDSEKLKEYKKELLQLPHKVEIILNNTEEIKKCAIKFNASKDFIFMARGINYPAALEGALKLKEISYINATGYPAGELKHGPIAMLDKTMPVVSILVPGKVLEKVLSNSEESKAREARMIAVTSSDDKKLESIFRYIIKVPYTDEIFSPILTTIPMQLLAYYIAEFLGKDIDQPRNLAKSVTVE
- a CDS encoding DUF378 domain-containing protein: MKILHIVAYALIIIGALNWGLVGFFRFDLVAFLFGDMTAFSRIIYSLVGLSAVTEIILSSQHHKFARGFAH
- a CDS encoding ATPase, T2SS/T4P/T4SS family, coding for MQEYFSNKTIEKLKYDLVREKLLNFEDLTAAEELSKLNNLHLGQVLVRENLLSEETLLKFIENNLHIPYINLEDYSLDEQCLCFISAEDAKKYKIIPLFRIEDVLTIAMADPLDLFVLNNLVKSVNCQIEPVISSERLILESVNKFYFFRDFKENEVEVNKKFDWRDELNTGIINEFQAEKVINAIIFQALLEEVYEIILENTGEGKFIKFKKENQFYEKGAIPLLLTPLFNSKLKSIAGLDPSAHEVPQLGKFNFYLAAAGVKQTEEGLIRSGRLQAKSSDAAGECITSIIATFPSVKGERITIKLYRHPETVNELSLKENDRIFLEENIKKSGIILVSGPGLSGKSFIAYSILNSLDKINKNIMTVESIAKYDLEGITQCELKEKVGFNFEKAAKFIDFQSPDVIYVEEVVCANDIKYLSLFANAQKTIITEILAENIEMLFNKLEKQEFNEFRKNVNCLIFVENKDKIQVIKSIEKNLTVI